One part of the Pecten maximus chromosome 1, xPecMax1.1, whole genome shotgun sequence genome encodes these proteins:
- the LOC117323925 gene encoding D-beta-hydroxybutyrate dehydrogenase, mitochondrial-like has protein sequence MSGMLTDMIGVQYLEVTYLAALVLVPFALYGTYLLLLGILIIVLTTCYCILNNYKKKLHDVNGQGVVITGCDTGIGHTLARRLASLGLTVYAGCLRETSDLRKHASKRLHVIQLDVTSDDSVRKALDYVSAHSAKTKCGVWGLVNNAGINHIGDVEFCTMEMYGRIMEVNLFGMIRVTKAFLPLIRKSKGRVVNVTSVQGRLPMPSHSVYGITKFGGENFSDALRLEMIKFDVKVALIEPGNFGGATGMLNDASLRVMRRDFDTMWTEATEEVRGTYGQDYLETQYSNATKISSTSAPTLDPITDAMVDALLNTRPRTRYLIGGSNGLVDHYCVLARLRDLLPTCVTDFLIDKVYSSGIPVKGS, from the exons ATGTCAGGCATGCTCACCGACATGATTGGTGTCCAATATCTGGAAGTGACATATTTGGCAGCACTGGTTTTGGTTCCGTTTGCTTTGTATGGGACCTACCTACTCCTACTGGGGATATTAATCATCGTCCTCACGACCTGCTACTGTATCTTAAACAACTACAAGAAAAAGCTACATGATGTCAACGGCCAGGGAGTCGTCATTACAGGGTGTGATACAG GGATCGGTCACACACTTGCACGGAGACTAGCGAGTCTGGGACTGACAGTGTACGCCGGATGTCTCCGGGAAACGTCGGACTTAAGGAAACATGCATCAAAACGATTACACGTCATACAGCTTGATGTCACCAGTGACGACAGCGTCCGAAAAGCACTTGATTATGTGTCTGCTCACAGCGCGAAGACGAAATGTG GCGTGTGGGGTTTAGTGAACAACGCAGGGATTAACCACATTGGCGACGTAGAGTTCTGTACAATGGAAATGTACGGGAGAATCATGGAGGTCAATCTCTTTGGAATGATCAGAGTAACCAAGGCATTTCTACCCCTGATTCGCAAGTCCAAAG GACGAGTTGTGAATGTGACCAGCGTCCAGGGCAGGCTGCCGATGCCTTCCCATTCTGTTTACGGAATCACCAAGTTTGGCGGAGAGAATTTCTCGGATGCTCTCCGCCTTGAAATGATCAAATTTGACGTGAAAGTTGCTCTCATAGAGCCCGGGAATTTCGGGGGAGCAACGGGAATGTTGAACGATGCTTCT TTACGGGTAATGCGTCGAGACTTCGACACGATGTGGACGGAGGCAACAGAAGAAGTGAGAGGCACTTACGGACAGGACTACCTAGAGACACAATACAGTAACGCCACCAAAATATCGTCTACTAGTGCACCCACCCTGGACCCGATTACTGACGCAATGGTGGACGCCCTCCTCAATACTCGCCCTCGAACTCGGTACCTAATCGGTGGTAGTAACGGCCTAGTGGACCACTActgt GTCCTGGCCAGGCTGAGGGACCTACTGCCAACATGTGTTACAGATTTCCTCATTGACAAGGTCTATTCATCTGGTATTCCTGTAAAAGGCAGTTAA